In one window of Juglans regia cultivar Chandler chromosome 3, Walnut 2.0, whole genome shotgun sequence DNA:
- the LOC109011590 gene encoding ribosomal RNA small subunit methyltransferase nep-1 isoform X1, with protein sequence MVRSYAVKGKKRKKREEVYDREEEQEEQVAEQPVQDAKRDVIEKTSNSAEEAEEGKEKEVVNELQGIPITPSHQNADKAGVIFILEKASLEVAKVGKSYQLLNSDDHSNFLRKNNRNPADYRPDIVHQALLMILDSRINKSGRLRAVYVRTEKGVLIEVKPYVRIPRTFKRFAGIMLQLLQKLSITAVGKREKLLRVIKNPVTQYLPINSRRIGLSHSSDKLVNINQYVASAVSDADIVFVVGAMAHGKIDKEYANDFISISGFPLSAAYCIAMITTALEAKYNIL encoded by the exons ATGGTACGGTCCTATGCGGTGAAGGGGAAGAAGCGGAAGAAGAGGGAAGAGGTATATGAcagagaagaagaacaagaagaacaaGTAGCAGAACAGCCAGTGCAAGATGCAAAGAGAGATGTGATAGAGAAAACAAGTAATAGTGCggaagaagcagaagaaggaaaagaaaaggaggtaGTGAATGAACTTCAGGGTATTCCGATTACCCCAAGCCACCAGAATGCCGACAAAGCCGGTGTCATCTTCATTCTTGAAAAGGCTTCTTTAGAAGTTGCAAAAGTTGGGAAG AGTTATCAGCTTTTGAACTCGGACGACCATTCCAATTTCTTACGAAAAAATAACAGAAATCCTGCTGATTACAGGCCTGACATTGTTCATCAG GCTCTGCTAATGATTTTGGATAGCCGGATTAATAAGAGTGGAAGGTTGCGAGCTGTGTATGTGAGAACTGAGAAAGGTGTCCTTATTGAAGTTAAACCCTATGTTCGTATTCCAAGGACATTTAAGCGGTTCGCTGGTATCATGT TGCAGCTGCTACAAAAGCTGAGTATTACTGCTGTTGGTAAGCGTGAGAAACTTCTACGTGTGATCAAGAACCCTGTAACCCAGTATCTACCCATCAACTCTCGCAGAATAG GACTATCACATAGTTCAGATAAATTGGTTAATATAAACCAATATGTGGCTTCTGCTGTTAGTGACGCTGACATTGTGTTTGTG GTTGGTGCAATGGCCCATGGGAAAATTGATAAGGAGTATGCAAATGATTTTATATCAA TTTCTGGTTTCCCTCTGAGTGCTGCCTACTGTATTGCGATGATTACAACTGCTCTGGAGGCAAAGTATAATATCTTGTGA
- the LOC109011590 gene encoding ribosomal RNA small subunit methyltransferase nep-1 isoform X2 has product MVRSYAVKGKKRKKREEVYDREEEQEEQVAEQPVQDAKRDVIEKTSNSAEEAEEGKEKEVVNELQGIPITPSHQNADKAGVIFILEKASLEVAKVGKSYQLLNSDDHSNFLRKNNRNPADYRPDIVHQALLMILDSRINKSGRLRAVYVRTEKGVLIEVKPYVRIPRTFKRFAGIMLQLLQKLSITAVGKREKLLRVIKNPVTQYLPINSRRIGLSHSSDKLVNINQYVASAVSDADIVFVFAGWCNGPWEN; this is encoded by the exons ATGGTACGGTCCTATGCGGTGAAGGGGAAGAAGCGGAAGAAGAGGGAAGAGGTATATGAcagagaagaagaacaagaagaacaaGTAGCAGAACAGCCAGTGCAAGATGCAAAGAGAGATGTGATAGAGAAAACAAGTAATAGTGCggaagaagcagaagaaggaaaagaaaaggaggtaGTGAATGAACTTCAGGGTATTCCGATTACCCCAAGCCACCAGAATGCCGACAAAGCCGGTGTCATCTTCATTCTTGAAAAGGCTTCTTTAGAAGTTGCAAAAGTTGGGAAG AGTTATCAGCTTTTGAACTCGGACGACCATTCCAATTTCTTACGAAAAAATAACAGAAATCCTGCTGATTACAGGCCTGACATTGTTCATCAG GCTCTGCTAATGATTTTGGATAGCCGGATTAATAAGAGTGGAAGGTTGCGAGCTGTGTATGTGAGAACTGAGAAAGGTGTCCTTATTGAAGTTAAACCCTATGTTCGTATTCCAAGGACATTTAAGCGGTTCGCTGGTATCATGT TGCAGCTGCTACAAAAGCTGAGTATTACTGCTGTTGGTAAGCGTGAGAAACTTCTACGTGTGATCAAGAACCCTGTAACCCAGTATCTACCCATCAACTCTCGCAGAATAG GACTATCACATAGTTCAGATAAATTGGTTAATATAAACCAATATGTGGCTTCTGCTGTTAGTGACGCTGACATTGTGTTTGTG TTTGCAGGTTGGTGCAATGGCCCATGGGAAAATTGA